One window of the Fusobacterium animalis 7_1 genome contains the following:
- a CDS encoding baseplate J/gp47 family protein, translated as MDKFETKGFQGLMELAQKEAQKKENFGSDFNVEPTGDYYKLVAPFIYLCSYLEDKIISVSRGLNIYNAQNEELDNLLYFFPRRFGTKAQVHCKVTATGFVDVIQGDIIIQAENGTRYENIERFEVDSSKSKTILFQSLFDGEEGNIQINKIEKVIKAPASIVDVQNTEIGEGGLSSETDYEYLKRYLAGNSKGEWALLPVLNAIRKLPGVKSANGIRNNTMNIDSFGLSPKSIWIVVDGGIKEEIAHAIYMHIHTPDTRGSVVVNVPTSVPNYYEVIRFDRPTQTEIEYKLDIKSADELKIKNLIDEYINEAGIGALLSNGTFLYEYLYNKNYKYTDFDLKFRKKSTLIWSNSIQLNFYEIPKSAGRIS; from the coding sequence GTGGATAAGTTTGAAACAAAAGGCTTTCAAGGACTTATGGAGTTAGCACAAAAAGAAGCACAAAAAAAAGAGAACTTTGGGAGTGATTTCAATGTTGAGCCAACTGGTGATTATTACAAATTAGTAGCACCTTTTATATATCTTTGTTCTTATCTTGAAGATAAGATTATTTCAGTATCAAGAGGCTTAAATATCTATAATGCACAAAATGAAGAACTAGACAATTTATTATATTTTTTTCCTCGAAGATTTGGGACAAAAGCACAAGTACATTGTAAAGTTACAGCAACAGGCTTTGTTGATGTAATACAAGGGGATATTATTATCCAAGCAGAGAATGGGACAAGATATGAAAATATAGAAAGGTTTGAGGTGGATTCTTCAAAGAGTAAGACAATACTATTTCAAAGCCTGTTCGATGGAGAGGAAGGAAATATTCAAATTAATAAAATTGAAAAAGTTATAAAAGCACCAGCTTCAATAGTAGATGTACAAAATACAGAAATTGGAGAAGGTGGGCTTTCTTCTGAAACTGATTATGAGTATTTAAAAAGATATTTAGCTGGAAATAGTAAAGGAGAATGGGCTTTATTACCTGTTTTAAATGCTATTAGAAAATTACCAGGAGTGAAAAGTGCTAATGGGATAAGAAATAATACAATGAACATTGACAGTTTTGGACTTTCTCCAAAAAGCATTTGGATAGTTGTAGATGGAGGAATAAAAGAAGAAATAGCACATGCTATTTATATGCACATTCATACACCTGATACAAGGGGAAGTGTTGTTGTAAATGTTCCAACATCTGTACCAAATTATTATGAAGTTATAAGATTTGATAGACCAACTCAAACAGAAATTGAATATAAATTGGATATAAAAAGTGCTGATGAATTGAAAATCAAAAATTTAATTGATGAGTATATTAATGAGGCTGGAATAGGTGCTTTACTATCAAATGGAACATTCTTATATGAGTATCTTTATAATAAAAACTATAAATATACAGATTTTGACTTAAAGTTTAGAAAAAAAAGTACTCTTATTTGGAGTAATTCAATTCAATTAAACTTTTATGAAATACCAAAAAGTGCTGGGAGAATATCATGA